A part of Chroicocephalus ridibundus chromosome 5, bChrRid1.1, whole genome shotgun sequence genomic DNA contains:
- the MBOAT4 gene encoding ghrelin O-acyltransferase, whose product MRSLNSLTAINFYHHKYLCPATYKEEPEQPLAQSFLQASETAEETRCSMCWADLLLLPAAPYRLAAFPFAALFHHLCATGHLSLTARYIFLLAGGCLLAGTAMGSYAVLLLIPAAGSVLVLLSVSPAHAHTWVFALQMSWQTLCHLGLSRQELNLQDARPAITLSTIMLLTQKATSLGLDIHEGVVLLQQGQGLLQRVLPLCSYLLFFPALLGGPLCSFSRFRAQVESSEALPCRLRAVGQRCLCALALQGLRAGLAAGLAGRQGCAGLGCLPCLWAQALLLRLAYYMHWVLDEALLEAAGFGPEAGQGDLSLHDLWMLETTHRLAVFARTWNKSTSRWLRRLVFQRCPAQPLLATFAFSAWWHGLRPGQVFGFLCWAVMVEADYRIHPFLSARATSQSVKLLYRGTTWVFTQLIVAYILVAVETESFSMLCLLWTSCNSILPLSYGLTLMLLLLVKKPKQN is encoded by the exons ATGCGCAGTTTAAACAGCTTAACTGCAATTAATTTCTACCATCACAAGTATCTCT GTCCTGCCACATATAAAGAGGAGCCGGAGCAGCCCTTGGCTCAGTCCTTTCTCCAGGCATCAGAGACAGCTGAAGAAACAAGGTGCTCCATGTGCTGGGCAGACCTGCTTCTACTCCCTGCAGCCCCATACCGACTGGCAGCTTTCCCCTTCGCTGCTCTCTTCCACCATCTCTGTGCAACGGGGCACCTCTCTCTGACTGCCCG GTATATATTCCTCCTCGCTGGAGGATGTCTCCTTGCTGGCACAGCCATGGGCAGCTACGCCGTGTtgctcctcatccctgctgctggctccGTGCTCGTCCTCCTCTCTGTCAGCCCAGCTCACGCCCACACCTGGGTCTTCGCCCTCCAGATGTCCTGGCAGACGCTCTGCCACCTGGGTCTGAGCAGACAGGAGCTGAACCTGCAGGATGCCAG gcCAGCCATCACCCTCTCCACCATCATGCTGCTCACCCAGAAGGCTACATCTCTGGGCCTGGACATCCATGAAGGGGTCgtgctgctccagcagggccaggggcttTTGCAGCGTGTGCTGCCCCTCTGCAGCTACCTGCTCTTTTTCCCAGCCCTCCTCGGAGGTCCCCTGTGCTCCTTCAGCAGGTTTCGGGCCCAGGTCGAGTCCTCGGAGGCTCTCCCCTGCCGGCTGAGGGCCGTTGGCCAGCGGTGCCTCTGTGCCCTGGCCCTGCAGGGGCTGCGGGCcgggctggctgcagggctggccggcaggcagggctgtgctggcctgggctgcctgccctgcctctgGGCACAGGCCCTGCTCCTCAGGCTGGCCTACTATATGCACTGGGTGCTGGATGAGGCCCTCCTCGAGGCGGCGGGCTTCGGGCCAGAGGCGGGCCAGGGAGACCTTTCCCTCCATGATCTGTGGATGCTGGAGACCACCCACCGCCTGGCCGTCTTTGCCCGAACCTGGAACAAGAGCACGTCCCGCTGGTTGAGGAGACTTGTCTTCCAGCGCTGCCCGGCCCAGCCGCTCCTGGCCACCTTTGCCTTCTCCGCCTGGTGGCACGGCCTCCGGCCCGGGCAGGTCTTTGGTTTCCTGTGCTGGGCTGTCATGGTGGAGGCTGACTACCGCATCCATCCCTTCCTCAGTGCCCGGGCCACCTCCCAGAGTGTGAAGCTCCTCTACCGTGGCACAACCTGGGTCTTCACACAGCTCATCGTCGCCTACATCCTGGTGGCTGTGGAGACCGAGAGCTTCTCCATGCTCTGCCTGCTCTGGACTTCCTGCAAcagcatccttcccctctcctacGGCCTCAcgctgatgctgctgctgcttgtcaaGAAGCCAAAGCAGAACTGA
- the LOC134516415 gene encoding ribonuclease CL2-like isoform X1: MAGWALCMALLLATLAGAVGETRYDKFLRQHVDYPRTFTLAAHRYCETMLARRRVTAPGRPCKPTNTFVHAPARDLVAACSQMPDAEGFHSTPTAMGLTACRLRGGNTRPPCTYQARQLQHHVRVSCVGGLPVHLAGTYAPLQ; encoded by the coding sequence ATGGCGGGCTGGGCCCTATGCATGGcccttctgctggccacactggcAGGGGCGGTGGGCGAGACCCGCTACGACAAGTTCCTGCGGCAGCATGTGGACTACCCCCGGACATTCACGCTGGCTGCCCACCGCTACTGCGAGACCATGCTGGCGCGCCGGCGGGTGACGGCCCCGGGGCGGCCCTGCAAGCCCACCAACACCTTCGTCCATGCGCCGGCCAGAGACCTGGTGGCCGCCTGCAGCCAGATGCCTGACGCAGAGGGGTTCCACAGCACCCCGACAGCCATGGGCCTCACCGCCTGCCGCCTGCGGGGGGGGAACACCCGCCCCCCTTGCACCTACCAGGCTCGGCAGCTCCAGCATCACGTGCGGGTCTCCTGCGTGGGTGGGCTGCCCGTGCACCTCGCTGGCACCTACGCACCCCTCCAGTGA
- the LOC134516415 gene encoding ribonuclease CL2-like isoform X2, with protein sequence MALGKVLMAGWALCMALLLATLAGAVGETRYDKFLRQHVDYPRTFTLAAHRYCETMLARRRVTAPGRPCKPTNTFVHAPARDLVAACSQMPDAEGFHSTPTAMGLTACRLRGGNTRPPCTYQARQLQHHVRVSCVGGLPVHLAGTYAPLQ encoded by the exons ATGGCTTTGGGAAAG GTGCTCATGGCGGGCTGGGCCCTATGCATGGcccttctgctggccacactggcAGGGGCGGTGGGCGAGACCCGCTACGACAAGTTCCTGCGGCAGCATGTGGACTACCCCCGGACATTCACGCTGGCTGCCCACCGCTACTGCGAGACCATGCTGGCGCGCCGGCGGGTGACGGCCCCGGGGCGGCCCTGCAAGCCCACCAACACCTTCGTCCATGCGCCGGCCAGAGACCTGGTGGCCGCCTGCAGCCAGATGCCTGACGCAGAGGGGTTCCACAGCACCCCGACAGCCATGGGCCTCACCGCCTGCCGCCTGCGGGGGGGGAACACCCGCCCCCCTTGCACCTACCAGGCTCGGCAGCTCCAGCATCACGTGCGGGTCTCCTGCGTGGGTGGGCTGCCCGTGCACCTCGCTGGCACCTACGCACCCCTCCAGTGA